One Blattabacterium cuenoti genomic window carries:
- the ftsA gene encoding cell division protein FtsA, producing the protein MEYQDVAIGLDVGTTKIVAMVGRRNEYNKIEILGIGRSKSVGVHRGVVNNITQTIEAIREAVSEAEHSSGLKVKEVIVGIAGQHIRSLQHNDYITRSDFENVISQKDIQKLIDQVHKMVMQPGEEIIHVLPQEYKVDSQAEIGEPIGMYGSRLEANFHVVVGQISSIRNIGRCVKAAGLNLADMTLEPLASAEAVLSTEEREAGVALVDIGGGTTDIAIFKDNIIRHTAVIPFGGNVITENIKTDCLIIERQAELLKIKFGSAWPGENKETEIVCIPGLRGRDPKEISLKHLSQIIHLRVCEILEQVNVEIKNYGNEEQKKRLIAGLVMTGGGAQLQHIRPLTEYITGMDVRIGYSNEHIAGGENGIINNPEYATSIGLVIKGLNDKKKYLCKNPDMGHRYDENSEFISTKFYNKNRRLSYNYDEDHKNKKNKKKSKSFLEIWADKFRQILNDTE; encoded by the coding sequence ATGGAATATCAAGATGTAGCTATCGGTCTTGATGTGGGAACCACGAAGATTGTAGCTATGGTAGGAAGGAGAAATGAATATAATAAGATTGAGATCTTAGGCATAGGTAGATCTAAAAGTGTAGGTGTGCATAGAGGGGTTGTAAATAATATAACTCAAACAATTGAGGCTATTCGTGAAGCAGTATCGGAGGCGGAGCATAGTTCTGGGTTAAAAGTAAAAGAAGTTATTGTTGGAATAGCTGGACAACATATTAGAAGTTTACAACATAATGATTATATTACTAGATCAGATTTTGAAAATGTCATCAGTCAAAAAGATATACAAAAATTAATAGATCAAGTTCATAAAATGGTGATGCAACCAGGAGAAGAAATTATTCATGTACTTCCACAAGAATATAAAGTTGATAGTCAAGCAGAAATAGGAGAACCTATAGGAATGTATGGAAGTCGTTTAGAAGCAAACTTTCATGTAGTAGTAGGACAAATCTCTTCTATACGAAATATTGGAAGATGTGTTAAAGCTGCAGGATTGAATTTAGCTGATATGACTTTAGAACCTTTAGCTTCTGCTGAAGCTGTATTAAGTACAGAAGAAAGAGAAGCAGGAGTGGCTTTAGTAGATATAGGAGGGGGGACTACAGATATTGCTATCTTTAAAGATAACATTATTCGTCATACTGCCGTTATCCCTTTTGGAGGGAATGTCATAACTGAAAATATAAAAACAGATTGTCTGATTATTGAACGGCAAGCAGAATTATTGAAAATAAAATTTGGATCTGCATGGCCAGGAGAAAACAAGGAGACAGAAATTGTTTGTATCCCTGGATTAAGAGGTCGTGACCCTAAAGAAATTTCTTTAAAACACCTTTCCCAAATTATTCATCTACGAGTATGTGAAATTTTGGAACAAGTAAATGTGGAAATCAAAAATTATGGAAATGAAGAGCAAAAGAAAAGACTTATTGCAGGATTAGTTATGACAGGGGGGGGGGCTCAACTTCAACATATCCGTCCGTTAACAGAATATATTACGGGGATGGATGTTCGTATAGGTTATTCTAATGAACATATTGCAGGAGGAGAAAATGGTATTATAAATAATCCAGAATACGCTACGTCTATAGGATTAGTAATAAAAGGACTTAATGATAAAAAAAAATATCTTTGTAAAAACCCAGATATGGGACATAGATATGATGAAAATTCTGAGTTTATTTCTACAAAATTTTATAATAAAAATCGTAGATTAAGTTATAATTATGATGAAGATCATAAAAATAAAAAAAATAAAAAAAAATCAAAATCTTTTCTTGAAATTTGGGCAGATAAGTTCCGTCAAATATTGAATGATACAGAATAA
- a CDS encoding cell division protein FtsQ/DivIB produces the protein MIPFFYFSQKTHKNRIVKKFNIVIDPLSENHFINEEIVKKILFYKTEEIEKKIGQLCILIMEKKLNNYPFIKKSEVFLSVDGTLNIRILQKEPILRIKNGNKEYYLTKDAENLELSSFFSPKVILAKGAFSKEEKKYLTNLIKFINSDELLKNQIISIKKNNENSFILIPKIGNHHIILGNIKDFKNKLNKLKAFYKQYLNKIDIDQYKRIDLQYKDQVVAKKR, from the coding sequence ATGATTCCGTTTTTTTATTTTTCTCAAAAAACACATAAAAATAGAATTGTAAAAAAATTTAATATTGTTATTGATCCCTTATCTGAAAATCATTTTATAAATGAAGAAATTGTTAAAAAGATTCTGTTTTATAAAACAGAAGAAATTGAAAAAAAAATTGGTCAATTATGTATATTGATAATGGAAAAAAAATTAAATAATTATCCTTTTATAAAAAAATCTGAAGTGTTTCTTAGTGTGGATGGGACTCTAAACATTAGAATTTTGCAAAAAGAACCCATATTAAGAATCAAGAATGGAAATAAAGAATATTATCTTACCAAAGATGCGGAAAATTTAGAACTTTCTTCTTTTTTTTCACCAAAAGTTATATTGGCAAAAGGAGCATTTTCAAAAGAAGAAAAAAAATATTTAACAAATTTAATAAAATTTATAAATTCTGATGAGTTATTGAAAAACCAAATTATTAGCATAAAAAAAAATAACGAAAATTCATTTATTTTAATACCCAAAATCGGAAATCATCATATTATATTAGGAAATATAAAGGATTTTAAAAATAAATTGAATAAATTAAAAGCATTTTATAAGCAGTACCTAAATAAAATAGATATTGATCAATACAAAAGGATTGATTTGCAATATAAAGACCAAGTAGTCGCAAAAAAAAGATAA
- the murC gene encoding UDP-N-acetylmuramate--L-alanine ligase, translating into MNLNKIDSFYFIGIGGIGMSSLARYFNTMGKTVYGHDKNKTFLTKELEKEGISINYHDSIETLPKWVLSQQCLIVYTSAIPSHHKQWMYLIKYGKNIKKRSQVLSLITENAICIAIGGTHGKTTTCTLLGHILYSVGMNVTAFLGGISENYQSNLILNRILNRKKIFLVEADEFDHSFLYLSPNIACLTSLDQDHVDTYPKKESLKKAYITFSKRVKKPYKKIFLCKEESFLSNHAIYYSVLKKENYYSNHLYMKENKWYFDFHTPIKTWKSLPLPIPGKHNLKNITAALSISDYLKIPEEKIRKALFLFKGIKRRYSIHYQSSKKIYIDDYAHHPTEINALIDTVRECFPNKKILGIFQPHLFSRTQFFEESFAKSLERLDTLILLDIYPAREFPINGINSSNLLKKIKMNSKEISTMPQVLEKVKKKCFDIIMTIGAGDIDTLIIPIKEWLCKRYGKINEK; encoded by the coding sequence ATGAATTTAAACAAAATTGATTCTTTTTATTTTATAGGAATAGGAGGAATAGGGATGAGTTCCTTAGCTAGATATTTTAACACTATGGGGAAAACTGTTTATGGTCATGATAAGAATAAAACTTTTTTGACAAAAGAATTAGAAAAAGAAGGAATATCCATCAATTATCATGATAGTATTGAAACATTACCCAAGTGGGTGTTATCTCAACAATGTTTGATTGTATACACTTCAGCTATTCCTAGTCATCATAAACAATGGATGTATTTAATAAAATATGGAAAAAATATAAAAAAACGCTCTCAAGTATTATCTTTAATTACAGAAAACGCTATTTGCATAGCCATAGGAGGAACACATGGAAAAACAACGACTTGTACCTTATTAGGACATATTTTATATAGTGTAGGAATGAATGTCACTGCTTTTTTAGGAGGAATATCTGAAAATTATCAATCGAATTTAATATTGAATAGAATATTGAATAGAAAAAAAATTTTTTTGGTAGAAGCCGATGAATTTGACCATTCTTTTTTATACTTATCTCCTAATATAGCATGTTTGACCTCTTTAGACCAAGACCATGTTGATACTTATCCCAAAAAAGAATCTTTGAAAAAAGCTTATATAACTTTTTCAAAAAGAGTAAAAAAACCATATAAAAAAATCTTTCTTTGTAAAGAAGAATCTTTTCTATCTAATCACGCTATATATTATTCTGTATTGAAAAAAGAAAATTATTATTCCAATCATCTTTATATGAAAGAAAATAAATGGTATTTTGATTTTCATACTCCTATCAAAACATGGAAATCTTTACCTTTGCCCATTCCAGGTAAACATAATTTAAAAAACATTACTGCCGCATTATCTATATCTGATTATTTAAAAATTCCTGAAGAAAAAATTAGGAAAGCTTTATTTTTATTTAAAGGGATTAAAAGAAGATATTCTATTCATTATCAATCTTCAAAAAAAATATATATAGATGATTATGCACATCATCCTACAGAAATCAATGCTTTAATCGATACTGTAAGAGAATGTTTTCCAAACAAAAAAATATTGGGGATTTTTCAACCTCATTTATTTAGTAGAACTCAATTTTTTGAAGAATCTTTTGCGAAAAGTTTAGAACGTCTTGATACTTTAATATTATTAGATATTTATCCAGCTAGAGAATTCCCCATAAATGGGATTAATTCTAGTAATTTATTAAAAAAAATTAAAATGAACTCTAAAGAAATATCTACTATGCCCCAAGTTTTAGAAAAGGTTAAAAAAAAATGTTTTGATATTATTATGACAATAGGCGCTGGAGATATAGATACCTTAATTATTCCTATCAAAGAATGGTTGTGTAAACGATATGGAAAAATAAATGAAAAATAA
- the hisS gene encoding histidine--tRNA ligase, with product MTLNIPKGTRDFSSIEMNKRNYLIQTIRKQFELFGFNPIETPSIENIYTLIGKYGEEGDSLIFKLLHSGNFFKKNFLDFLKEIKNDKKTVNISKYFIEKISNKALRYDLTIPFVRYVVMHKNEIVFPFKRYQIQPVWRADKPQKGRFREFYQCDADIMSFSSSLWEEIELIQLCDEIFTKLNFPIILYINHRDILRGLVEMAGIKDHLWKDFTTSLDKWNKIGRDLVKKEMLHKGISSQSFDKVAYFIDIKENFDNKEKHLTVALQNSEKGKKGLRDLNFIYNNIKNISLQKTKLEWNLSLSRGMNYYTGTILEIVPFNNRNSISIGGGGRYDQLANSFGMNNTYGVGVSLGLDRIYLEMESENLFQTVYNYPSKVLFIHFGNEEVLYAYKIIKFLRKKGISTQLYPNADKIGKQFRYANDNNIPFAISIGKNEINKNKIKMKDLQKKTEKEYDNINDVVESINEKRKNYE from the coding sequence ATGACTCTTAATATCCCCAAAGGGACCAGAGATTTTTCATCCATTGAGATGAATAAGCGAAATTATTTAATTCAAACGATTCGAAAACAATTTGAACTTTTTGGTTTCAATCCAATAGAAACTCCTTCTATTGAAAATATTTATACTCTTATTGGAAAATATGGAGAAGAAGGAGATTCCTTAATATTTAAATTATTACATTCAGGTAATTTTTTTAAAAAAAATTTTTTAGATTTTTTAAAAGAAATTAAGAATGATAAAAAAACAGTGAACATTTCAAAATATTTTATTGAAAAAATATCGAATAAAGCTCTTAGATATGATTTAACGATTCCTTTTGTTCGTTATGTAGTGATGCATAAAAATGAAATCGTTTTCCCTTTTAAAAGATATCAGATACAACCTGTATGGCGCGCAGACAAACCTCAAAAAGGAAGATTTAGAGAATTTTATCAATGTGATGCAGATATAATGTCATTTTCTTCTTCTTTATGGGAAGAAATAGAATTAATTCAACTTTGTGACGAAATTTTTACTAAATTGAATTTTCCTATTATTCTTTACATTAATCATAGAGATATATTAAGAGGATTAGTTGAAATGGCTGGAATAAAAGATCATTTATGGAAAGACTTTACTACATCTTTAGATAAATGGAATAAAATTGGACGAGATTTAGTAAAAAAAGAAATGCTTCACAAAGGAATTTCATCTCAATCATTTGATAAAGTGGCGTATTTTATCGATATAAAAGAAAATTTCGATAATAAAGAAAAACATTTGACTGTCGCCTTACAAAATTCTGAAAAAGGAAAAAAAGGCCTACGAGATTTAAATTTTATTTATAACAATATAAAAAATATTTCTTTACAAAAGACAAAATTGGAATGGAACCTTTCTTTATCCAGAGGGATGAATTATTATACAGGTACAATATTAGAAATTGTTCCATTCAACAATAGAAATTCTATTTCTATTGGAGGAGGAGGTAGATATGATCAATTAGCTAATTCATTTGGAATGAACAATACTTATGGAGTTGGAGTTTCTTTGGGTTTGGATCGAATTTATTTAGAAATGGAGAGCGAAAATTTATTTCAAACAGTTTACAATTATCCTTCAAAAGTTTTGTTTATTCATTTTGGAAATGAAGAGGTTTTGTATGCATACAAAATAATCAAATTTTTGAGAAAAAAAGGAATTTCTACTCAGTTATATCCTAATGCAGATAAAATAGGAAAACAATTTAGATATGCTAATGATAACAATATTCCGTTTGCTATTAGCATAGGGAAAAATGAAATCAATAAAAACAAAATTAAAATGAAAGATCTTCAAAAAAAAACAGAAAAAGAATACGATAACATTAACGATGTTGTGGAATCAATTAACGAAAAACGAAAAAATTATGAATAA
- a CDS encoding Mrp/NBP35 family ATP-binding protein — MKKKIEKALKNVIIIDNKNIIESGWVKKIDLLDNEIKIYLSLSNPAMHIKNKLIKDITHSIKNQNISDTISIKIEIKSDTNTKTKSIIKNIIAVASGKGGVGKSTIATNIAVTLVKMGFHVGLLDADIYGPSIPLMFNIENKSVNFQYKNGIMNPVTSYGVKILSIGFFSKYGQAIVWRGPMVTKVLRQFMHETNWGKLDFLIVDLPPGTGDIHLSLLQEIPLKGIVIVSTSQKIALSDVNRSVGMFRIESIYVPILGIIENMSYVLSKKEKCYFFGKNGVKDFSKKMNIFFLGEIPMLQKIREYSDLGTPVVLENEETRNIFMNITKNIINKLHGIT; from the coding sequence ATGAAAAAAAAAATTGAAAAAGCATTAAAAAATGTTATTATTATTGATAATAAAAATATTATAGAATCTGGTTGGGTAAAAAAAATAGATTTATTAGATAATGAAATTAAGATCTACTTGAGTTTATCCAATCCTGCTATGCATATAAAAAACAAACTTATAAAAGATATCACCCATTCTATAAAAAATCAAAATATTTCAGATACAATAAGTATAAAAATAGAAATAAAATCAGATACAAATACAAAGACAAAATCTATAATAAAAAATATAATAGCTGTCGCTTCTGGAAAAGGGGGAGTAGGAAAATCTACAATCGCAACAAATATTGCTGTTACTTTAGTAAAAATGGGTTTTCATGTAGGATTATTGGATGCTGATATTTATGGGCCTTCTATTCCATTAATGTTTAATATTGAAAATAAATCTGTGAATTTTCAATATAAAAATGGAATTATGAATCCTGTTACTAGTTATGGTGTTAAAATTCTATCCATAGGTTTTTTTTCAAAATATGGACAGGCTATTGTTTGGAGGGGGCCCATGGTAACTAAAGTTTTAAGACAATTTATGCACGAAACTAATTGGGGGAAATTAGATTTTTTAATTGTAGATTTACCACCAGGAACAGGGGATATTCATTTATCTCTTTTACAAGAGATTCCATTAAAAGGAATTGTTATAGTAAGTACATCTCAGAAAATAGCTTTATCGGATGTAAATCGGTCTGTAGGAATGTTTCGTATTGAATCTATTTATGTCCCCATACTTGGAATTATAGAAAATATGTCTTATGTTTTATCAAAAAAAGAAAAATGCTATTTTTTTGGAAAGAATGGAGTGAAAGATTTTTCTAAAAAAATGAATATTTTTTTTCTGGGAGAAATTCCCATGTTACAAAAAATACGAGAATATTCAGATTTAGGAACACCTGTTGTATTAGAAAATGAGGAAACTAGAAATATATTTATGAATATTACGAAAAATATTATAAATAAATTGCACGGAATTACTTAA
- a CDS encoding 4'-phosphopantetheinyl transferase family protein, translating to MNLYTYYYHTIIMVFRWKHFLFLETMFLKKLFLSDKEKMFFLSLSKKRKIEFLGIRYALRYMGIKMNIFYNKKRKPFLFPEEKYISLSHSFEKIAVAISSYQIGIDIEKLREDKKIMKIKKKFIRDDESIFIHPNYEEDYLYIIWGIKESLYKLEGGIFYSFLDHYKVSPFSIKKDSCVSCWIIKNSYSKRFSAFYRKIEKHYLVYIIDK from the coding sequence ATGAATTTATACACCTATTACTATCATACAATAATCATGGTTTTTAGATGGAAACATTTTCTTTTTTTAGAAACTATGTTTTTAAAAAAACTTTTTCTTTCAGATAAAGAAAAGATGTTTTTTTTATCCCTGTCAAAAAAACGAAAAATAGAATTTTTAGGGATCCGTTATGCTTTGAGATATATGGGGATAAAAATGAATATTTTTTATAATAAAAAAAGAAAACCTTTTCTTTTTCCTGAAGAAAAATATATTTCTTTAAGTCATTCTTTTGAAAAGATTGCCGTAGCTATAAGTTCTTATCAGATAGGAATAGACATAGAAAAATTACGAGAAGATAAAAAAATAATGAAAATAAAAAAAAAATTTATTCGGGATGATGAATCCATTTTTATTCATCCAAATTATGAAGAAGATTATTTGTATATTATATGGGGAATTAAAGAAAGTTTATATAAACTAGAAGGTGGTATTTTTTATAGTTTTTTAGATCATTATAAAGTTTCTCCTTTTTCTATTAAAAAGGATTCTTGTGTATCATGTTGGATTATAAAAAATTCCTATAGTAAACGATTTTCTGCTTTCTATAGAAAAATAGAAAAACATTACTTAGTTTATATTATAGACAAATAA
- a CDS encoding purine-nucleoside phosphorylase, with product MSMTITLEKSKQYIQNKIKEKPDFGILLLGDQFDKLIEEIKNPICIFYEEIPLFSKKNLYGKFLFGKIGDKNVVLLIEHFYEENRINNFIIVQLCKNIGIDKLILINLSGGVNPNYKMGDVMLVKDHINFFPENPNIKEFIKNRCFEITEPYDKKMIEIAENIAMNHNIIIQKGVYVAYPYPNYKTHAEYAMIRSMGGDSVGMNMITDVITARCMNLRVFSISIIMGLYEQTKENNLLYQETEKSISLLILIIKEFIKLC from the coding sequence ATGTCAATGACTATAACTTTAGAAAAATCAAAACAATACATACAAAATAAAATCAAAGAAAAGCCTGATTTTGGTATTTTATTATTAGGAGATCAATTCGATAAATTGATAGAGGAGATCAAAAATCCTATATGCATTTTTTATGAAGAAATTCCTCTTTTTTCAAAAAAAAACTTATATGGAAAATTTTTATTCGGGAAAATAGGAGATAAGAATGTAGTCCTTTTAATAGAGCATTTTTATGAAGAAAATAGAATAAACAATTTCATTATTGTACAATTGTGTAAAAACATAGGAATAGATAAATTAATATTAATTAATCTTTCTGGTGGAGTAAATCCAAACTATAAAATGGGAGATGTTATGTTAGTTAAAGATCATATTAATTTTTTTCCTGAAAATCCTAATATAAAAGAATTTATAAAAAATAGATGTTTTGAAATCACAGAGCCATATGATAAAAAAATGATAGAAATTGCAGAAAATATTGCTATGAATCATAACATTATTATTCAGAAAGGAGTATATGTTGCTTATCCTTATCCTAATTATAAAACACATGCCGAATATGCAATGATACGATCTATGGGGGGGGATAGTGTAGGTATGAATATGATTACAGATGTTATCACAGCCAGATGCATGAATTTACGAGTCTTTTCTATATCCATTATTATGGGGTTATATGAACAAACTAAAGAAAATAATCTACTTTATCAAGAAACAGAAAAATCTATATCTCTCCTAATATTAATAATAAAAGAATTTATCAAACTTTGTTAA
- the ftsZ gene encoding cell division protein FtsZ, whose product MKKEDFIKKENTQLELKKNRSASIKVIGVGGGGSNALSHMFEQGITGVDFIACNTDAQALNNNPVPIKIQLGASITEGLGAGADPEVGEKAALESLEEIKSILDSNTKMTFITAGMGGGTGTGAAPIIAGISKEKGILTVGIVTIPFHFEGKMRLQQAQKGIEALRKNVDSLIVINNDKLRELYGNLGFKAGFAKADEVLTTAAKGIAEVITHHYKQNIDLRDTRTVLKESGTAVMGSSIAVGENRAKEAVVQALDSPLLNDNKITGAKNVLLLIVSGKIEITIDEIGIISDYIQTEAGNNANIIMGIGEDDSLEEAISVTIVATGFPTEIQRAINHEEKKIFHRLEEPYEQRLNKIEEIHSYSKRIDPYFSKIDSSHLDYKSKKNDFSSNQKQNIFDQSINSNFFIEKKHKKYMLEDNFDLPISYNENEKILKKRIRKKENNTNQE is encoded by the coding sequence ATGAAAAAAGAAGATTTTATAAAAAAAGAAAACACTCAATTGGAATTGAAAAAAAATCGTTCAGCTTCCATAAAAGTAATCGGAGTCGGAGGAGGAGGAAGTAATGCTTTAAGTCATATGTTTGAACAAGGAATTACTGGCGTAGATTTTATAGCGTGTAATACAGATGCACAAGCATTAAATAATAATCCAGTTCCTATAAAAATTCAATTAGGTGCTTCTATTACAGAAGGACTTGGTGCTGGAGCAGATCCAGAAGTAGGAGAAAAAGCTGCATTAGAAAGTTTGGAGGAAATAAAAAGTATTTTAGATTCTAACACAAAAATGACTTTTATTACAGCAGGAATGGGTGGAGGTACGGGAACTGGTGCAGCTCCAATTATTGCAGGAATTTCTAAAGAGAAGGGAATTTTAACTGTAGGTATCGTTACAATTCCATTTCATTTTGAAGGAAAAATGAGACTACAACAAGCTCAAAAAGGAATAGAAGCATTAAGAAAAAATGTAGATTCTCTCATTGTTATTAATAATGATAAATTGAGAGAATTATATGGAAATTTAGGATTTAAAGCTGGTTTTGCAAAAGCAGATGAAGTTTTAACTACTGCAGCTAAGGGGATTGCTGAAGTCATTACTCATCATTATAAACAAAATATAGATTTAAGAGATACAAGAACTGTTCTAAAAGAAAGTGGAACAGCTGTTATGGGATCTTCCATTGCTGTTGGAGAGAATCGAGCGAAGGAAGCTGTAGTGCAAGCTTTAGATTCTCCATTATTGAATGATAATAAAATTACAGGAGCCAAGAATGTTCTTCTTCTTATCGTTTCAGGAAAAATAGAAATTACTATAGATGAAATAGGAATTATTAGTGATTATATTCAAACTGAAGCAGGAAATAACGCCAATATTATTATGGGGATAGGAGAAGACGATAGCTTGGAAGAAGCAATTTCCGTAACTATAGTAGCTACGGGCTTTCCTACGGAAATACAGCGTGCGATTAATCACGAAGAGAAAAAAATATTTCATAGGTTAGAAGAACCTTATGAACAAAGGTTAAACAAAATAGAAGAAATCCATTCTTACTCTAAACGAATTGATCCTTATTTTTCAAAAATAGATTCAAGTCATTTAGATTATAAAAGTAAAAAAAATGACTTTTCATCGAATCAAAAACAAAATATTTTTGATCAGTCTATAAATTCAAATTTTTTTATAGAAAAAAAACATAAAAAATATATGCTAGAAGATAATTTTGATCTTCCTATCTCATACAATGAAAATGAAAAAATATTAAAAAAACGTATTCGTAAAAAAGAAAATAATACAAATCAAGAGTAG
- the pnuC gene encoding nicotinamide riboside transporter PnuC, giving the protein MNDWIDILLSPYYHNSYSHTILEFTAVVFTISSVFFAQKNNVWVYPIGIISTIIYSYLTFEISLYGDFIINLYYTLMSFYGWYTWIYKKDNNKEIPITFCNKRDYLYTFILFLFTCVFSVMVYLFYGKLKSHSDWIDVLTTGIYFSGMYQMAMKKVENWIFWMVGNVISVPLYFFKGFVLTGILFFFLVLLSIMGFLIWKKRALNQIYS; this is encoded by the coding sequence ATGAATGATTGGATAGATATTCTTTTATCTCCCTATTATCATAATAGTTATTCTCACACAATTTTAGAATTTACGGCTGTAGTATTTACAATATCTAGTGTTTTTTTTGCTCAAAAAAATAATGTATGGGTATATCCAATAGGTATAATCAGCACTATTATATATAGTTATTTAACTTTTGAAATTTCTCTTTATGGAGATTTTATTATAAACTTGTATTACACGTTAATGAGCTTTTATGGATGGTATACATGGATATATAAAAAGGATAATAATAAAGAAATCCCTATTACTTTTTGTAATAAAAGAGATTATTTATATACTTTTATTTTATTTTTATTCACTTGTGTTTTTAGTGTAATGGTTTATCTTTTTTATGGAAAACTTAAATCTCATTCTGATTGGATAGATGTACTGACAACGGGAATTTATTTTTCTGGTATGTATCAAATGGCCATGAAAAAAGTAGAAAATTGGATATTTTGGATGGTAGGAAATGTAATCTCCGTTCCTCTTTATTTTTTTAAGGGTTTTGTATTGACAGGGATTTTATTTTTTTTTCTTGTCCTATTGTCTATAATGGGATTTTTGATTTGGAAAAAAAGAGCACTTAATCAAATTTATTCATAA